GAGGTCGTCCGGTCGATCGTCGGTGTCCGTCCCAAGAGCGCGATCCTCAAGGAGCTCGAGGAGCACACCGCGTAGCTCGCGACAGCAACGAACAAGCCCGGCTCACCTCACGGTGGGCCGGGCTTCTTCATGTCGTCATGTACCCAAAGCGCTTTGTCGACTTTTGTGGACCGCCCCCGTCGATCGGATTCCCAGCAGAACCTGGTGATCCGGCGCCTCGCACAGCGAGCGGTGTGGGTGAGGCGTGGGATTTCTGTGAGAGGCGGCGGCCGCCAACAAGACGATTTATCGACTTGTCGTCTTATCGCTTTGTCGGGTCCATCATGTCGACGATGCGCTCCAGGTCCTCCAGGGTGGCGAACTCGACCGTGATCTTGCCCTTGGACCGGCCGAGGTCGACCTTGACCCGCGTGTCGAACCGCTCGGACAGACGGCCCGCCAGGTCGGCCAGTCGGGGTGCCGACACCTTGGGGGCCTGGCGCGACGCCGAGCGCTTGGTGTCGTCGGCTCCGACCGTGACGATCTCCTCCAGGGCGCGGACCGAGAGTCCCTCGGCGACCACCCGGGTGGCGAGCCGGTCCTGGATCTCCGGGTTCGACACGCTGACGAGGGCGCGGGCATGTCCCGCGGACAGCACGCCGGCCGCCACCCGTCGCTGCACCGTCGGCGTGAGCTTCAGCAGCCGCAGCGTGTTGCTGATCTGGGGGCGCGACCGGCCGATGCGGTCCGCGAGCTCCTCGTGCGTGCAGCCGAAGTCCTCCAGGAGCTGCTGGTACGCAGACGCCTCTTCCAGCGGGTTCAGCTGCGAGCGATGCAGGTTCTCCAGGAGGGCGTCGCGCAGCAGGTCCTCGTCCGAGGTGTCGCGGACGATCGCGCCGATCGTCTCCAGACCCGCCTTGCCGGTCGCGCGCCAGCGGCGCTCGCCCATGATCAGCTCGTAGCGGTCCTTGGCAACCTCACGCACGACGACCGGCTGGAGCAGGCCCACCTCCTTGATGGAGTGGACCAGTTCGGCCATGTGGTCCTCGTCGAACACCTGGCGGGGCTG
Above is a genomic segment from Aeromicrobium chenweiae containing:
- a CDS encoding ParB/RepB/Spo0J family partition protein, which codes for MSTRRGLGRGLESLIPSSSAEAQATGLKEIEGARFAEIPLDQIVPNPRQPRQVFDEDHMAELVHSIKEVGLLQPVVVREVAKDRYELIMGERRWRATGKAGLETIGAIVRDTSDEDLLRDALLENLHRSQLNPLEEASAYQQLLEDFGCTHEELADRIGRSRPQISNTLRLLKLTPTVQRRVAAGVLSAGHARALVSVSNPEIQDRLATRVVAEGLSVRALEEIVTVGADDTKRSASRQAPKVSAPRLADLAGRLSERFDTRVKVDLGRSKGKITVEFATLEDLERIVDMMDPTKR